A region of Myxococcus stipitatus DSM 14675 DNA encodes the following proteins:
- a CDS encoding PHP domain-containing protein encodes MIDLHSHTTASDGQYSPTELLARAAAAGVTVLSVTDHDTVAGLAEARVAAQARGVELVPGIEISAFVLGREVHILGHFVRPEDEDLARFAQRLRGEREQRMEAMVAKMQHLGFPVRMEHVRAIAGDAQLGRPHLARVLVDQGWAIDMKAAFDRFLGTRGMAWVERFKLDGADAIRLIRKAGGTATLAHPGSSKVERMELRELVKAGLAGLEVLHADHNPLSRQKYLALSKEFDLVPTAGSDFHGEAVSAEHRLGTAAMPPELFAKLKSRAMN; translated from the coding sequence GTGATTGACCTGCATTCACACACCACCGCCAGCGATGGCCAGTACTCGCCCACGGAGCTGCTCGCGCGCGCCGCCGCCGCGGGCGTGACGGTGCTCTCGGTGACGGACCACGACACGGTGGCGGGCCTGGCGGAAGCCCGTGTCGCCGCGCAGGCCCGAGGCGTGGAGCTGGTGCCCGGCATTGAAATCTCCGCCTTCGTGCTGGGGCGCGAGGTGCACATCCTGGGGCACTTCGTGCGGCCCGAGGACGAGGACCTCGCGCGCTTCGCCCAGCGCCTTCGCGGTGAGCGCGAACAGCGCATGGAGGCCATGGTCGCGAAGATGCAGCACCTGGGGTTCCCCGTGCGGATGGAGCACGTGCGCGCCATCGCGGGGGATGCGCAGCTGGGCAGGCCCCATCTGGCGCGCGTGCTCGTGGACCAGGGCTGGGCCATCGACATGAAGGCCGCGTTCGACCGCTTCCTGGGGACGCGAGGCATGGCCTGGGTGGAGCGCTTCAAGCTGGACGGCGCGGACGCGATTCGCCTCATCCGCAAGGCGGGCGGCACCGCCACGCTGGCCCATCCGGGCTCGTCGAAGGTGGAGCGGATGGAGCTGCGGGAGTTGGTGAAGGCGGGCCTCGCGGGCCTCGAGGTCCTCCACGCGGACCACAACCCGCTCTCGCGGCAGAAGTACCTGGCGCTGTCGAAGGAGTTCGACCTGGTGCCCACCGCGGGCAGCGACTTCCACGGCGAGGCGGTCTCCGCGGAACACCGCCTGGGCACCGCCGCGATGCCTCCCGAGTTGTTCGCGAAGCTGAAGTCGCGCGCGATGAACTGA
- a CDS encoding RrF2 family transcriptional regulator, producing MPQHPLQISRKIEYGLRAMTFLASQPLERMVPFREIARRMDVPEDFLAKILKVLVSRKLVRSTRGAHGGYALARPARELTFLDVIEAVEGPVIVNVCQDTQHDGCKATGSCTMYGVWKLGQQRMLDVYRSTTLDRLAMTELRGAQEPGSPALAARV from the coding sequence ATGCCGCAGCACCCACTCCAAATCTCCCGGAAGATTGAGTACGGGTTGCGGGCCATGACGTTCCTTGCCTCGCAGCCGCTCGAGCGCATGGTTCCCTTCCGGGAGATTGCCCGGCGCATGGATGTACCGGAGGACTTCCTCGCGAAGATTCTCAAGGTGCTCGTCTCCCGAAAGCTGGTCCGCTCCACCCGGGGCGCCCATGGTGGCTACGCCCTGGCCCGTCCCGCCCGCGAGCTGACCTTCCTGGATGTCATCGAAGCCGTCGAGGGTCCTGTCATCGTCAACGTCTGCCAGGACACGCAACACGATGGCTGCAAGGCCACCGGAAGCTGCACCATGTACGGCGTGTGGAAGCTGGGCCAGCAGCGGATGCTGGACGTGTACCGCTCCACCACGCTGGACCGCCTGGCCATGACGGAGCTGCGAGGCGCTCAGGAGCCCGGCTCGCCAGCACTCGCCGCGCGTGTCTAG
- a CDS encoding pyridoxal phosphate-dependent decarboxylase family protein, translating to MSSLDLSPAHFRRLADRVSTLAEEWLEELDTRRIAPDITGAASEAMFSEGLPEQGLGDASLDALKPLMAGTRAGNARFLAYVFGSGEPVGVLGDYVASVVNQNVTAWRSAPTVVSLERSVVRSLANAVGCPGFTGSFTGGGSSANMMGLAMAREALAPANEDGSPSGVMYASAEVHMSIPKAVALLGLGRKNLRLIPTDAQWRMRPDALVKAIEEDRAAGRRPIAVIATAGTVNTGAVDPLRDVARIVREHGLWMHVDGAYGALAAMAHPEKFEGLGEADSLSMDAHKWLYQPADCGVLLFRDAKAARRAFSFTGDYARSLTADAVEGFAFFDESMELSRRARALKVWLSVRFHGLAAFRESIRRDVANAKRLEGLVRETPALELLAPATLSAVCFRYRAGLEDAQLDDFNTKLLAHINRRGRVYISNATLEGRFSLRACFVNHRTTPEDVTTVPREVLAAAEELKAL from the coding sequence ATGAGCTCACTCGATCTGTCCCCCGCGCACTTCCGTCGCCTCGCCGACCGGGTCTCCACGCTCGCTGAAGAGTGGCTCGAGGAGCTCGACACCCGGCGCATCGCCCCCGACATCACCGGCGCCGCGTCGGAGGCGATGTTCTCCGAGGGCCTTCCCGAGCAGGGCCTGGGTGACGCCTCACTGGATGCCCTCAAGCCCCTCATGGCGGGAACCCGCGCGGGCAATGCGAGGTTCCTCGCTTACGTGTTCGGCTCCGGTGAGCCCGTGGGCGTGCTCGGCGACTACGTGGCCAGCGTCGTCAACCAGAACGTCACCGCGTGGCGCTCAGCGCCCACCGTCGTGAGCCTGGAGCGCTCGGTGGTGCGCAGCCTGGCCAACGCCGTGGGCTGCCCGGGCTTCACCGGAAGCTTCACGGGCGGCGGCTCGTCCGCGAACATGATGGGACTTGCCATGGCCCGCGAGGCGCTCGCTCCGGCCAACGAGGACGGCTCACCCTCCGGCGTGATGTACGCCTCCGCCGAGGTCCACATGTCCATCCCCAAGGCGGTGGCGCTCCTGGGACTGGGCCGGAAGAACCTGCGCCTGATTCCCACCGATGCCCAGTGGCGGATGCGTCCGGATGCACTGGTGAAGGCCATCGAGGAGGACCGGGCCGCCGGCCGCCGCCCCATCGCGGTGATTGCCACGGCGGGCACGGTGAACACGGGCGCGGTGGACCCGCTGCGAGACGTGGCTCGCATCGTGCGCGAGCACGGACTGTGGATGCACGTGGATGGCGCATACGGCGCGCTCGCGGCGATGGCGCACCCCGAGAAGTTCGAGGGACTGGGCGAGGCGGACTCGCTCTCCATGGATGCGCACAAGTGGCTCTACCAGCCCGCGGACTGCGGCGTGCTGCTGTTCCGCGACGCGAAGGCGGCCCGTCGCGCCTTCTCTTTCACGGGGGACTACGCACGCTCGCTGACGGCGGACGCGGTGGAGGGCTTCGCCTTCTTCGACGAGTCCATGGAGCTGTCTCGCCGGGCTCGGGCCCTCAAGGTCTGGCTGTCGGTCCGCTTCCACGGGCTCGCCGCATTCCGTGAGTCCATCCGCCGCGATGTGGCGAACGCGAAGCGACTGGAGGGACTCGTGCGCGAGACCCCCGCGCTGGAGCTGCTGGCTCCCGCCACGCTCAGCGCGGTGTGCTTCCGCTATCGCGCGGGACTCGAAGACGCGCAGCTCGACGACTTCAACACGAAGCTGCTCGCGCACATCAACCGGAGAGGCCGCGTGTACATCTCCAACGCGACGCTGGAGGGGCGCTTCTCCTTGCGCGCCTGCTTCGTGAATCACCGCACCACGCCCGAGGATGTGACCACCGTGCCGCGGGAGGTCCTGGCCGCAGCCGAGGAGCTGAAGGCCCTGTAG
- a CDS encoding amphi-Trp domain-containing protein, whose amino-acid sequence MAKRAQRDIEKTYPRQQFVAKLRRLADALESGKAFNIQVAGERLHVPADAHFSVEHEREGKVEELELQVRWTRE is encoded by the coding sequence ATGGCCAAGCGAGCTCAGAGAGACATCGAGAAGACCTACCCCCGGCAGCAGTTCGTCGCGAAGCTGCGCCGGTTGGCGGACGCGCTGGAGAGCGGAAAGGCGTTCAACATCCAGGTCGCCGGCGAGCGCCTGCACGTGCCCGCAGACGCGCACTTCAGCGTCGAGCACGAGCGCGAGGGCAAGGTCGAGGAGCTGGAGCTCCAGGTCCGCTGGACCCGCGAGTGA
- a CDS encoding deoxyhypusine synthase family protein — MAKTPSNPKKSLRAAYSGARKADPRPITGKEKPAELLAHAFSAYVGRQERTAFELMCQSMEQDASIFLTLSGAMTPAGLHQSCLIPLIEKGVISAITTTGANLYHDAHRIIGHAIREVNPNAGDLQYRLARIIRIYDLGFWEEALLDTDRLFSAIIRQPEFQKKMTTPEFHYLLGKAIHGIEKQLGVKQPSLLSTCYKHAVPIWVGAVQDGSIFLNIVKLKRLLGPEFKFELDINDDVYSMAAMQHFCRHNGSKRLAIWILGGGVPKNYTLQGEPLLDQILNVPTAGFDIDLQFCVDPVDNGALSSCPAGEGHTWGKVSVEAVETGSVYVHCDVTAVFPWLTHALLNDPKNKRKPMRLMDRLPEAVKFLDADVQKRRKSLMKTLDWSVGDAEPSTSKDAAKHDTYVR; from the coding sequence ATGGCCAAGACCCCCTCGAACCCGAAGAAGTCCCTGCGTGCCGCGTACTCCGGCGCGCGCAAGGCGGACCCGCGCCCCATCACTGGCAAGGAGAAGCCGGCGGAGCTGCTGGCCCACGCCTTCAGCGCCTACGTGGGACGCCAGGAGCGCACGGCGTTCGAGCTCATGTGCCAGTCGATGGAACAGGACGCGTCCATCTTCCTCACGCTGTCCGGCGCCATGACGCCCGCGGGCCTCCACCAGAGCTGTCTCATCCCGCTCATCGAGAAGGGCGTCATCTCCGCCATCACCACGACGGGCGCCAACCTCTACCACGACGCCCACCGCATCATCGGCCACGCCATCCGAGAGGTGAACCCCAACGCGGGCGACCTCCAGTACCGCCTGGCGCGCATCATCCGCATCTACGACCTGGGCTTCTGGGAGGAGGCGCTCCTCGACACCGACCGCCTCTTCTCCGCCATCATCCGGCAGCCCGAGTTCCAGAAGAAGATGACCACGCCGGAGTTCCACTACCTGCTCGGCAAGGCCATCCACGGCATCGAGAAGCAGCTCGGCGTGAAGCAGCCCTCGCTGCTCTCCACCTGCTACAAGCACGCGGTGCCCATCTGGGTCGGCGCCGTGCAGGACGGCTCCATCTTCCTCAACATCGTCAAGCTCAAGCGCCTGCTCGGCCCCGAGTTCAAGTTCGAGCTCGACATCAACGACGACGTCTACTCCATGGCCGCGATGCAGCACTTCTGCCGCCACAACGGCAGCAAGCGGCTGGCCATCTGGATTCTCGGCGGCGGCGTGCCCAAGAACTACACCCTCCAGGGGGAGCCGCTGCTGGACCAGATCCTCAACGTCCCCACGGCGGGCTTCGACATCGACCTGCAGTTCTGCGTGGACCCGGTGGACAACGGCGCGCTCTCCAGCTGCCCCGCGGGCGAGGGCCACACCTGGGGCAAGGTCTCCGTGGAGGCCGTGGAGACGGGCTCCGTGTACGTGCACTGCGACGTGACGGCCGTGTTCCCCTGGCTCACGCACGCGCTGCTCAACGACCCCAAGAACAAGCGCAAGCCCATGCGGCTGATGGACCGGCTGCCCGAGGCCGTGAAGTTCCTGGACGC
- a CDS encoding methyl-accepting chemotaxis protein — translation MWGRLGLRVQVAIAVLVPCLAVMGLCIWSFSVRQHEVSLELLRKRAHVLGTLVSSHPAAREWDGGEASQGRLEEMLAQLEAKDSLGGGFTVHYQGLLGPDGRPVYESAARLPEHARGALVVTREGCVASLVALREVLVRCASGERTYVAGLGLDEAAASVTDLKGSVLVGLVGALVLGLLLAALIARTIIEPVAQVTDVVRDVSRGDVSRVELEVPTTGELRLMAQSFNQMLSTLRITVLEMVSRTEQLSGASRGLMGASADQEHVISQQAAYAQQIAATFEELSRTAEQISSSTEVVESSARRTHEAVAEAMAVVAQVVAGINDIRTESKGVADAIVGLNQDLQQVSKIAHVINQVAERSDLLALNAALEGTKAGEVGRGFSLVAAEMRKLAENVSASARDIGRIVEKVQDSGEEAASKARVGMAASDRGVEVAEQASSVFQRIVELARGTSEAARQITIATRQQRQSSEQAVQGARNVAELVKQGVDATGRTTRIAQDLQAVAEGLTAVTGRFRTTRGS, via the coding sequence ATGTGGGGGCGGCTCGGCTTGCGGGTGCAGGTGGCCATCGCGGTGCTCGTCCCGTGCCTGGCGGTGATGGGCCTGTGCATCTGGAGCTTCTCGGTCCGACAGCACGAGGTCTCCCTCGAGCTCCTCCGCAAGCGTGCCCATGTCCTGGGGACGCTGGTGTCCAGCCACCCCGCGGCCCGGGAGTGGGATGGCGGCGAGGCCTCGCAGGGCCGGCTCGAGGAGATGCTCGCGCAGTTGGAGGCCAAGGACTCCCTGGGAGGCGGCTTCACGGTGCACTACCAGGGGCTGCTGGGGCCGGACGGGCGTCCGGTGTACGAGTCCGCGGCGCGGCTTCCCGAGCATGCGCGGGGGGCCTTGGTCGTGACGCGCGAGGGTTGTGTGGCGTCGCTCGTGGCCCTGCGCGAGGTGCTGGTGCGGTGCGCGAGTGGGGAGCGGACGTATGTGGCGGGGCTGGGCCTGGACGAGGCGGCGGCCTCCGTCACGGACCTGAAGGGCTCCGTGCTGGTGGGGCTGGTGGGCGCGCTGGTGTTGGGGTTGCTGCTGGCGGCGCTCATCGCTCGGACCATCATCGAGCCTGTCGCGCAGGTGACGGACGTGGTGCGGGATGTGTCGCGTGGGGATGTGTCCCGCGTGGAGCTGGAGGTGCCCACCACGGGGGAGCTGCGGTTGATGGCGCAGTCCTTCAACCAGATGCTCAGCACGCTGCGCATCACCGTGTTGGAGATGGTGTCGCGCACGGAGCAGCTCTCGGGGGCCTCGCGTGGGCTCATGGGCGCGTCCGCGGACCAGGAGCACGTCATCAGCCAGCAGGCGGCGTATGCGCAGCAGATTGCCGCGACGTTCGAGGAGCTGAGCCGCACGGCCGAGCAGATCTCCAGCTCCACGGAGGTGGTGGAGTCGAGCGCCCGCCGGACACACGAGGCGGTGGCCGAGGCGATGGCGGTGGTGGCGCAGGTGGTGGCGGGCATCAACGACATCCGCACCGAGTCCAAGGGTGTGGCGGATGCGATCGTCGGCCTGAACCAGGACCTTCAGCAGGTGTCGAAGATTGCCCACGTCATCAACCAGGTGGCGGAGCGCTCTGACTTGCTCGCGCTCAACGCGGCGCTGGAGGGGACGAAGGCGGGCGAGGTGGGCCGAGGCTTCTCATTGGTCGCGGCGGAGATGCGCAAGCTGGCGGAGAACGTCTCTGCTTCGGCGCGGGACATCGGCCGCATCGTCGAGAAGGTCCAGGACTCTGGCGAGGAGGCCGCGTCCAAGGCCCGCGTGGGCATGGCCGCCAGCGACCGGGGGGTCGAGGTGGCGGAGCAGGCGTCCTCGGTGTTCCAGCGCATCGTGGAGCTGGCACGCGGGACGAGCGAGGCCGCGCGGCAGATCACCATCGCGACCAGGCAGCAGCGACAGTCGAGCGAGCAGGCGGTGCAAGGGGCTCGCAATGTCGCGGAGCTGGTGAAGCAGGGCGTGGACGCGACGGGCAGGACGACGCGAATCGCGCAGGACCTCCAGGCGGTGGCCGAGGGGCTCACCGCCGTCACCGGCCGCTTCCGGACGACGCGGGGCAGCTAG